The Nitrospirota bacterium genome contains a region encoding:
- a CDS encoding isoprenylcysteine carboxylmethyltransferase family protein: MKRKVTVKTVPVYALAIALVWLAQPVARWFAVGVVIVVLGEAIRVWAAGHLYKNERVVTSGPYAYVKNPLYLGTFLIMVGLCVMASNYVLLAIGVAVFVAYYAPFKQRRESDRLRERFGDAWVRYDHDVPAYLPRLTPYPAREDKPWQWAAFIRNDEHGTVLAVMLGIVVLAWKLWSVSAA; this comes from the coding sequence ATGAAACGGAAGGTCACCGTAAAGACCGTGCCGGTCTATGCGTTGGCGATCGCGTTGGTGTGGCTGGCCCAGCCCGTGGCGCGGTGGTTCGCGGTCGGCGTGGTGATCGTGGTGCTCGGCGAGGCGATCCGCGTGTGGGCGGCGGGACACCTGTATAAAAACGAACGCGTGGTGACCAGCGGTCCGTACGCTTACGTGAAGAATCCCTTGTACCTCGGCACGTTCCTCATCATGGTGGGCTTGTGCGTGATGGCTTCGAACTATGTCCTATTGGCGATCGGTGTGGCGGTGTTCGTGGCCTACTACGCGCCGTTCAAGCAGCGTCGGGAATCCGACCGGCTGCGGGAGCGGTTCGGGGACGCGTGGGTGCGGTACGACCATGACGTGCCGGCGTACCTGCCGCGCCTGACGCCTTACCCTGCTCGCGAAGACAAGCCCTGGCAATGGGCGGCTTTCATTCGAAACGACGAACACGGCACGGTGCTGGCCGTGATGCTTGGGATCGTGGTGCTGGCCTGGAAGCTCTGGAGCGTCTCGGCCGCATGA
- a CDS encoding LON peptidase substrate-binding domain-containing protein: MVMALPKVIPLFPLPDLVFFPHVALPLHIFEPRYRAMVRDALDGERIIGMILLQDGWEERYYGNDAAIHSVGCAGKITAVQQMDGGRFNITLFGLTRFTVREQFCDAPYRQAWVEPFHEGDEPCPLPSELKCQLHGLVREFGKLIGRASQIEVFLKRVVHEPAFLNICCSELPFTSVEKQLFLEAASPTQQAKRLVEVLRFNIETLAGNSSSTKNVNS; this comes from the coding sequence ATGGTGATGGCCCTCCCCAAAGTCATTCCGCTGTTCCCTCTCCCCGATCTGGTCTTCTTTCCGCACGTCGCGTTGCCCCTGCACATCTTCGAGCCTCGATACCGCGCCATGGTGCGCGACGCGTTGGACGGCGAGCGGATCATCGGCATGATCCTGCTCCAGGACGGGTGGGAGGAGCGTTATTACGGCAACGACGCGGCGATCCACTCGGTGGGGTGCGCGGGGAAAATCACCGCGGTGCAGCAGATGGACGGCGGGAGGTTCAACATCACATTGTTCGGCCTCACGCGTTTTACGGTCCGCGAACAGTTCTGCGACGCGCCGTACCGCCAGGCCTGGGTCGAGCCGTTTCACGAAGGCGACGAGCCGTGTCCGCTGCCCTCGGAGCTCAAGTGCCAACTCCACGGCCTGGTGAGAGAGTTCGGCAAGCTCATCGGCCGCGCCTCGCAGATCGAGGTCTTTCTCAAACGCGTCGTCCACGAGCCGGCCTTTCTCAACATCTGTTGCTCCGAACTGCCCTTCACCTCCGTCGAAAAACAACTCTTCCTGGAAGCCGCCAGCCCCACCCAACAAGCCAAACGTCTCGTCGAAGTCCTCCGATTCAACATCGAAACGCTCGCAGGAAATTCCTCGTCCACCAAAAACGTCAACTCGTAA